In the genome of Cupriavidus taiwanensis, one region contains:
- a CDS encoding MFS transporter yields the protein MGAETVVQSPNSPQQHELDRAMDGIGVTASHKKIIFMIMLGVMFDVFEQNAVGLIGPMLREQWGISVAEIGFLNTLTFSAAALGRIGSGYIADRYGRRAMLSANLLLFTLGAIICALAPNYWVLAAGRFIVGIGLGGEISIAVTMLAELCSTRFRGTAVGLVSVGSGGLGNMLAPAFGLAVFAMFPGPDSWRWLFACLVLPAFFVIFYRRFIPETPRFLLSKGRVDEANRVLSILASGRLGKLDGEPTPYIKAAVQDEAPRAKVRLSDIFKGRLGRRTIALGIAVSMTYGAQISVLTLMPTILMAQGYTISKSFLFTMVMQSGSLFGALAASYCGYHIPRKRVLTVGAGLACAAGLCFGFLTYNVALVLLFGAAFTFCVVLLNTSIWIFAPEQYPTHVRAFGTSLILALGTLAGALTPLVSGRVFETYGVGGMFSMLAAMYGVFALAVQFAPETFGRAMGETDDDADGQREVRAETANASAS from the coding sequence ATGGGCGCAGAAACTGTAGTTCAATCGCCGAATTCCCCCCAGCAGCACGAGCTGGACCGGGCCATGGACGGCATCGGGGTGACCGCCTCGCACAAGAAGATCATCTTCATGATCATGCTCGGCGTGATGTTCGATGTGTTCGAGCAGAACGCCGTCGGCCTGATCGGTCCCATGCTGCGCGAGCAGTGGGGGATTTCGGTGGCGGAAATCGGCTTTCTCAACACGCTGACGTTCAGCGCCGCCGCGCTGGGACGCATCGGCTCAGGCTATATCGCCGACCGCTACGGCCGGCGCGCGATGCTGAGCGCCAACCTGCTGCTGTTTACGCTGGGCGCCATCATCTGCGCGCTGGCGCCGAACTACTGGGTGCTCGCGGCGGGCCGCTTTATCGTCGGCATCGGCCTGGGCGGGGAAATCTCGATTGCCGTGACCATGCTGGCCGAACTGTGCTCGACCCGCTTCCGCGGCACGGCGGTGGGGCTGGTCAGCGTTGGCAGCGGCGGACTGGGCAATATGCTGGCACCGGCTTTCGGCCTGGCGGTCTTCGCCATGTTCCCGGGGCCGGACAGCTGGCGCTGGCTCTTTGCCTGCCTGGTGCTGCCGGCGTTCTTCGTCATCTTCTACCGGCGCTTTATCCCGGAAACCCCGCGCTTCCTGCTGTCCAAGGGCCGCGTGGACGAGGCCAACCGCGTGCTGTCGATACTGGCATCGGGGCGGCTGGGCAAGCTCGACGGCGAGCCGACGCCGTACATCAAGGCGGCGGTGCAGGACGAAGCGCCGCGCGCCAAAGTGCGGCTGAGCGATATCTTCAAGGGCCGGCTGGGGCGGCGCACCATCGCGCTGGGCATTGCGGTGTCGATGACGTACGGCGCGCAGATCTCGGTGCTGACGCTGATGCCGACCATTTTGATGGCGCAGGGCTATACCATCTCCAAGAGCTTTCTCTTCACCATGGTGATGCAGAGCGGCAGCCTGTTCGGTGCGTTGGCGGCGTCGTACTGCGGCTATCACATTCCGCGCAAGCGGGTGCTGACCGTCGGTGCGGGCCTGGCCTGCGCCGCGGGGCTGTGCTTCGGTTTCCTGACGTATAACGTGGCGCTGGTGCTGCTGTTCGGCGCGGCCTTTACGTTCTGCGTGGTGTTGCTGAATACCTCGATCTGGATCTTCGCGCCGGAACAGTATCCTACCCATGTGCGTGCCTTCGGCACCTCGCTGATCCTGGCGCTTGGCACGCTGGCGGGGGCGCTGACGCCGCTGGTCAGCGGGCGCGTGTTCGAGACCTACGGCGTCGGCGGCATGTTCAGCATGCTGGCGGCCATGTATGGCGTGTTTGCGCTGGCGGTGCAGTTCGCGCCGGAAACCTTCGGCCGCGCCATGGGCGAGACCGACGATGACGCGGATGGCCAGCGCGAGGTCCGCGCCGAGACGGCCAACGCCAGCGCTTCCTGA
- a CDS encoding fumarylacetoacetate hydrolase family protein: MTTTDIDRVAQALLSARREHRCADAQAFATALANTEQAYAVQAIVAQSLGWQAPGAAYWKSGGPSREATLTHARLPAAGVWISPAHAGDWPFTWRGIEAEIALRLGQGVDAAQAASLDYAGAAALVEAMAVSIEIVDSRWQQYVAAPALLKLADLQAHGALVLGAWRDYAARDWASQRCLVQIGAQSFERRGTHALGDPAYGLVAWLRHATRDGARVEAGTVVTTGTWVGILDAAAGDLVTVAFDGIGEASVQL, translated from the coding sequence ATGACAACCACCGATATCGACCGCGTCGCCCAGGCCTTGCTCAGCGCGCGGCGCGAACACCGCTGCGCCGATGCGCAAGCATTCGCCACGGCGCTCGCGAACACCGAGCAGGCCTACGCGGTGCAGGCCATCGTCGCGCAGTCACTGGGCTGGCAAGCGCCCGGCGCCGCGTACTGGAAATCCGGCGGCCCCTCGCGCGAAGCCACGCTGACCCATGCGCGTCTGCCGGCGGCCGGGGTCTGGATCAGCCCTGCGCATGCCGGCGACTGGCCCTTCACATGGCGCGGCATCGAGGCGGAGATTGCGCTGCGGCTGGGGCAGGGCGTGGATGCGGCGCAAGCCGCCAGCCTCGACTATGCCGGCGCGGCTGCGCTGGTCGAGGCGATGGCGGTGTCCATCGAGATCGTCGATTCACGCTGGCAGCAGTACGTGGCCGCACCCGCCTTGCTGAAGCTGGCGGATCTGCAGGCGCATGGGGCGCTGGTGTTGGGTGCGTGGCGCGACTATGCTGCGCGCGACTGGGCAAGCCAGCGCTGCCTGGTGCAGATCGGCGCGCAGTCTTTCGAGCGCCGCGGCACCCATGCGCTCGGCGATCCGGCCTATGGGCTGGTTGCGTGGCTGCGCCATGCCACGCGCGACGGGGCACGGGTCGAGGCCGGCACGGTGGTCACTACCGGCACCTGGGTCGGCATCCTCGATGCTGCTGCCGGCGACCTGGTGACGGTGGCGTTCGATGGCATCGGCGAGGCTTCGGTCCAGCTCTGA
- the cydB gene encoding cytochrome d ubiquinol oxidase subunit II → MGIDLSLLWIVIIFFGVMMYVVMDGFDLGIGMLYPFVPDRHDRDVMMNTVAPVWDGNETWLVLGGAGLLAAFPLAYSVVLSALYLPLMLMLLGLIFRGVAFEFRFKANDRERPVWDAAFILGSATATFFQGVALGAYIDGIKLEGHRFAGGPLDWLAPFPLFCGVGLIVAYAVLGSTWLIMKTEGDLQQRMIRLTGTLAWLLLAVIAVISLWTPLTHPEIAERWFSLPNLFWFSPVPILVALCMFMLMRALRREPDISPFLYALGLVFLGYSGLAISVWPNIIPPGISIWEAAGPPQSQGFALVGALFIVPFILMYTVWAYYVFRGKVRHGEGYH, encoded by the coding sequence ATGGGCATCGATCTCTCGCTTCTCTGGATCGTCATCATCTTCTTCGGCGTGATGATGTACGTGGTGATGGACGGGTTCGACCTGGGCATCGGCATGCTGTACCCGTTCGTGCCGGACCGGCATGACCGCGACGTGATGATGAACACCGTCGCGCCGGTCTGGGACGGCAACGAAACCTGGCTGGTGCTGGGCGGCGCGGGGCTGCTGGCCGCGTTCCCGCTGGCGTATTCGGTGGTGCTGAGCGCGCTCTACCTGCCGCTGATGCTGATGCTGCTGGGCCTGATCTTCCGCGGCGTGGCGTTCGAGTTCCGCTTCAAGGCCAATGACCGCGAGCGCCCGGTGTGGGACGCCGCCTTCATCCTCGGCTCGGCCACCGCAACCTTCTTCCAGGGCGTGGCGCTGGGTGCCTATATCGACGGCATCAAGCTGGAAGGCCACCGTTTTGCCGGCGGCCCGCTGGACTGGCTGGCGCCGTTCCCGCTGTTCTGCGGCGTGGGGCTGATCGTGGCCTACGCCGTGCTGGGCAGCACCTGGCTGATCATGAAGACCGAGGGCGACCTGCAGCAGCGCATGATCCGCCTGACCGGCACGCTGGCGTGGCTGCTGCTGGCGGTGATCGCCGTGATCAGCCTGTGGACGCCGCTGACCCATCCCGAGATTGCGGAGCGCTGGTTCAGCCTGCCCAACCTGTTCTGGTTCTCGCCGGTGCCGATCCTGGTGGCGCTGTGCATGTTCATGCTGATGCGCGCGCTGCGGCGCGAGCCCGATATCTCGCCGTTCCTGTATGCGCTGGGCCTGGTGTTCCTGGGCTACAGCGGGCTGGCGATCAGCGTCTGGCCCAATATCATCCCGCCCGGGATCTCGATCTGGGAGGCCGCGGGCCCGCCGCAAAGCCAGGGCTTCGCGCTGGTGGGCGCGCTGTTCATCGTGCCCTTCATCCTGATGTACACGGTATGGGCCTACTACGTGTTCCGCGGCAAGGTCCGCCACGGCGAGGGCTATCACTGA
- a CDS encoding DUF2474 domain-containing protein, whose protein sequence is MGAPDTEAGTGTWLRRVGWLVLIWAASVAALGVAAWVLRLIMRGVGFHS, encoded by the coding sequence ATGGGCGCGCCGGACACGGAAGCCGGCACCGGCACCTGGCTGCGCCGCGTCGGCTGGCTGGTGCTGATCTGGGCCGCGAGCGTGGCAGCGCTGGGCGTGGCCGCGTGGGTGCTGCGGCTGATCATGCGAGGCGTCGGCTTCCACAGCTGA